The Pseudomonas eucalypticola genome has a window encoding:
- a CDS encoding phage regulatory CII family protein has product MEDFLRACQAAVLDNEAKALAAKMGVPHVGLLQRANPDNEAHHLTIEHLFGVLLHTGDMRPLAALADAFGFSLVARATPQPQALTASLINVGKEVADLTIAVHSALEDNHVSSFEKAQIKVEIDHVRQSLDVMAASVKAA; this is encoded by the coding sequence ATGGAAGATTTCCTGAGGGCTTGCCAGGCCGCTGTTCTCGACAACGAAGCCAAGGCGCTGGCGGCAAAGATGGGCGTTCCCCATGTCGGCCTGCTGCAGCGTGCCAACCCCGACAACGAAGCGCACCACCTGACCATCGAACACCTGTTTGGCGTCCTGCTGCACACCGGCGACATGCGCCCGTTGGCTGCCCTGGCTGATGCGTTCGGCTTCAGCCTGGTCGCTCGTGCCACCCCTCAGCCGCAGGCACTGACTGCCTCGCTGATCAACGTGGGGAAGGAGGTTGCTGACCTGACCATCGCCGTGCACAGCGCCCTGGAGGACAACCACGTCAGCTCATTCGAGAAGGCGCAGATCAAGGTCGAGATCGACCACGTACGCCAGAGCCTTGATGTGATGGCGGCCTCAGTGAAGGCGGCCTGA
- a CDS encoding S24 family peptidase, translating to MDIYAIRKHNLVKLIGNQRKGACAERWGMAPAHLSQILSDKTAKNLGDDVARRIESVERLPRGWFDSIPQDESVGAVVPHTPTATNEDAPVASAAALVKQMLAKQGKGLSAEARARLLAAADEPAESNVIAADFSRPGQVGDEVWIAHYDVRAAMGGGQVPHDYPEMLQDIRVSPRHLREMGVEFKEHFHLKMVTGWGQSMAPTIKHRDPLLVDVSIREFVGDGIYLFSHGDLLYIKRLQKKGKDHFKMISDNTNHPPEDIRVDDTFIQARVLLVWNAHLV from the coding sequence ATGGATATTTACGCGATTCGAAAACACAACCTGGTGAAGCTGATTGGCAACCAGAGGAAGGGGGCGTGCGCTGAGCGCTGGGGGATGGCGCCTGCGCACCTGAGCCAAATCCTTTCCGACAAGACGGCTAAGAATTTGGGCGACGACGTGGCGCGCCGTATCGAGAGCGTGGAACGTTTGCCGCGGGGTTGGTTTGATTCGATTCCGCAGGACGAAAGTGTCGGAGCTGTGGTGCCCCACACGCCAACCGCCACCAATGAAGATGCGCCGGTCGCTTCTGCTGCCGCCCTGGTAAAGCAGATGCTGGCCAAGCAAGGCAAAGGGCTGTCAGCCGAAGCGCGCGCCCGCCTCCTCGCGGCAGCCGACGAGCCAGCGGAAAGCAACGTCATCGCAGCCGACTTCTCCCGCCCCGGCCAGGTCGGAGACGAGGTGTGGATTGCCCACTACGACGTTCGCGCGGCGATGGGCGGCGGCCAGGTGCCGCACGATTACCCAGAAATGCTCCAGGACATCCGCGTTAGCCCCAGGCATCTACGTGAAATGGGGGTCGAGTTCAAAGAGCACTTCCACCTGAAGATGGTCACCGGCTGGGGCCAGTCGATGGCGCCGACGATCAAGCACCGCGACCCGCTGCTGGTGGACGTGAGCATCCGGGAATTCGTCGGAGACGGGATCTACCTGTTCTCCCACGGCGACCTGCTGTACATCAAACGCCTGCAGAAGAAAGGCAAGGATCATTTCAAGATGATCTCGGACAACACCAACCACCCGCCGGAGGATATCCGCGTGGATGACACCTTCATCCAGGCACGGGTGCTGCTGGTTTGGAATGCACATTTGGTCTAG
- a CDS encoding helix-turn-helix transcriptional regulator: MNLATKSQFALQDRTQLSTTEQSTIAQAGSSAFTVTAIEVKLVSSSLATAHTDFDDFMTELEADSSNSDSFIKAGNWIAETFYGEDGLTLKTARLRRGLSQKQLAEMTGLTQPYISTIEKNGADVLLSTANKICIALDIPLENLTSMMERQRNINIKDKP, from the coding sequence ATGAACTTAGCCACGAAATCGCAATTCGCATTACAAGATCGTACGCAGCTCTCGACTACTGAGCAGAGCACTATCGCGCAAGCAGGTTCAAGCGCATTCACTGTGACGGCAATAGAAGTTAAACTCGTATCGTCTAGCCTCGCAACCGCGCATACTGACTTTGACGACTTCATGACTGAGCTTGAGGCTGACTCTTCTAATTCAGATAGCTTTATCAAGGCAGGCAACTGGATAGCCGAAACGTTTTATGGTGAGGACGGCCTTACTCTGAAGACAGCTAGACTTCGCAGAGGCTTATCTCAAAAACAGCTGGCGGAGATGACAGGGCTTACACAGCCATATATTTCTACTATCGAAAAAAATGGCGCTGATGTTCTGCTCAGCACCGCAAACAAAATATGTATTGCGCTTGACATACCGCTTGAAAACTTGACGAGCATGATGGAGCGGCAGCGAAATATAAATATCAAGGACAAACCATGA
- a CDS encoding DUF6941 family protein, with protein MSRFAYASFCDDVRPEINNKFSLMGLYAADMIFGDFPTTLPKMCVIMHIVTSVDKPFQEIVCAGRFQDNEVFKIHLKTSNLALGQPGVILECGHQRLRVQSMATIAPATFTSPGLFEIEIIADGEKIYCPGIAISKVPEGMTLVS; from the coding sequence ATGAGCCGTTTCGCCTACGCAAGCTTCTGCGATGATGTGCGCCCAGAGATCAACAATAAATTCTCGCTCATGGGGCTGTATGCCGCCGATATGATTTTTGGAGACTTCCCTACAACTCTGCCAAAAATGTGTGTAATCATGCACATAGTTACAAGCGTAGACAAACCATTTCAAGAGATTGTTTGCGCTGGTCGTTTTCAAGATAATGAAGTTTTTAAGATTCATTTGAAAACTTCTAATCTAGCACTGGGCCAGCCTGGAGTTATTTTGGAATGCGGCCATCAAAGGCTTCGAGTTCAATCGATGGCCACCATAGCTCCTGCAACATTCACATCTCCCGGATTATTCGAAATTGAAATAATTGCCGACGGAGAAAAAATATACTGCCCAGGAATAGCGATCTCCAAGGTTCCTGAGGGCATGACACTAGTCTCCTAG
- a CDS encoding DUF1654 domain-containing protein has protein sequence MGMAQKAPAQRQQMTGAERLGLRVSAMINHPLAQVQRWVTIHQLDTDAQEDWDAILEVLASTDGIDLTFHDDGSVTVKWEAQESDEPTAAAVAEDQAIIWDRSEEEEAVPF, from the coding sequence ATGGGAATGGCGCAGAAGGCACCGGCGCAACGTCAACAAATGACCGGTGCAGAGCGGCTGGGGCTGAGGGTGTCCGCAATGATCAATCATCCACTAGCTCAGGTTCAGCGCTGGGTGACGATCCATCAGCTCGACACGGACGCCCAGGAAGACTGGGATGCGATTTTGGAGGTGCTGGCAAGCACGGATGGCATCGACCTGACTTTCCATGACGATGGCTCGGTGACTGTGAAGTGGGAGGCCCAGGAAAGCGATGAGCCGACGGCGGCGGCCGTGGCTGAAGACCAAGCGATTATTTGGGATAGGTCAGAGGAGGAGGAGGCAGTGCCTTTCTGA